The following are encoded in a window of Nibricoccus aquaticus genomic DNA:
- a CDS encoding ABC transporter ATP-binding protein, which yields MNAIETHSLSRRYGRTEAVHDLTLTIPTGSIFALLGPNGAGKTTTIKVLMNLLAPTSGEARILGTDSRRLRESDRARIGYVSENQQLPLWMTVRQLLDYCRPFYPTWDRDLEKKLLNKFSLPPDRKLKHLSRGMLMKASLLSSLAYRPKLLVLDEPFSGLDPLVRDEFIHGVLETSAAGEWTVLISSHDIAEIEQLADHVAILDAGRLKLSEPTESLQARFRRIELTLHSVPESANVPVGLPPPGAPASGRLPSSASPTRDLSISAASHEFPQTWLAFERTGTLARFIETRFDPAATESACRTHFPDAQVTAHPMTLREIFVVLARASRPAATAA from the coding sequence ATGAACGCCATCGAAACCCACTCCCTCTCCCGCCGCTACGGTCGCACCGAAGCCGTTCACGACCTCACCCTCACCATCCCCACTGGCTCCATCTTCGCCCTCCTCGGCCCCAACGGCGCCGGCAAGACCACCACCATCAAAGTCCTAATGAACCTCCTCGCCCCCACCTCCGGCGAGGCCCGCATCCTCGGCACCGACTCCCGCCGCCTCCGCGAAAGCGACCGCGCCCGCATCGGCTACGTCTCCGAGAACCAACAGCTCCCCCTCTGGATGACCGTCCGCCAGCTCCTCGACTACTGCCGCCCCTTCTACCCCACGTGGGACCGCGATCTGGAGAAAAAACTCCTCAACAAGTTTTCCCTCCCGCCCGACCGTAAACTCAAGCACCTCTCCCGCGGTATGCTCATGAAAGCCTCGCTGCTCTCCTCGCTCGCCTACCGCCCCAAACTCCTCGTCCTCGACGAACCCTTCAGCGGACTCGATCCCCTCGTCCGCGACGAATTCATCCACGGCGTCCTTGAAACCTCCGCCGCCGGCGAATGGACCGTCCTCATCTCCTCGCACGACATCGCCGAGATCGAGCAACTCGCCGACCACGTCGCCATCCTGGATGCCGGCCGCCTGAAACTCTCCGAACCCACCGAGTCCCTCCAGGCCCGCTTCCGCCGCATCGAACTCACCCTCCATTCCGTCCCTGAGAGCGCCAACGTCCCCGTCGGCCTTCCTCCCCCGGGAGCGCCGGCCTCTGGCCGGCTTCCTTCCTCCGCCTCCCCTACACGCGATCTCAGCATCTCCGCCGCGTCCCACGAATTCCCCCAGACTTGGCTCGCCTTCGAGCGCACCGGCACCCTCGCCCGCTTCATCGAAACCCGCTTCGACCCCGCCGCCACCGAGTCCGCCTGCCGTACCCACTTCCCGGATGCGCAAGTCACCGCCCACCCGATGACCCTCCGCGAAATCTTCGTCGTCCTCGCCCGCGCTTCCCGCCCCGCAGCCACCGCCGCCTGA
- a CDS encoding GntR family transcriptional regulator: MLPFSIELKPGLPITEQVIFAVKKAVVAGQLRPGDAFPSVRALSQELKINPNTAHKITAALVAERVLISTPAVGTTVAESSAGSREAKTELLDDEIERLVVEARKLGLPLDEVQSALTRHWKKFKGK, from the coding sequence TGCCCATCACCGAGCAGGTCATCTTCGCGGTGAAGAAAGCCGTCGTCGCCGGCCAACTCCGCCCCGGCGACGCCTTCCCCTCCGTCCGCGCGCTCAGCCAGGAACTGAAAATAAACCCCAACACCGCGCACAAGATCACCGCCGCCCTCGTCGCCGAACGCGTCCTGATCTCGACGCCCGCCGTCGGCACCACCGTCGCCGAATCCTCTGCCGGTTCGCGCGAAGCCAAAACCGAGCTCCTCGACGACGAAATCGAACGCCTCGTCGTCGAAGCCCGCAAACTCGGCCTCCCCCTCGACGAAGTCCAATCCGCCCTCACCCGCCACTGGAAAAAGTTCAAAGGCAAATAA